The Nicotiana tomentosiformis chromosome 9, ASM39032v3, whole genome shotgun sequence genome contains the following window.
gtgatgagctcagAAACAACAGTCAGAGACCAATATCAATAGCTAGTAAAAGTTTAGGATATAAAGAAAATAGTAGATACAAGTATCTCAATGATATTATGTTCAGCTCATTCACATTTcatgaatttagacatgctttcgaaGTATAACAGTTTAATCTCAACATGGATAAAATATTTCTTTAACcaactagcatgaggaaagtgcatctctatgcctatatgtcaaatatacatgtcacaTCAACAATATCATAGTGAAACCATTAAGAATCATCACACAACAACACTTAGCACTTACGGGTGACTGGCATAGATGGCCATCACTAAAGCACGTTGATATAACAATGTGCATGTGCCCACTactggcatgtcagactccggaggggcggatcttgCCCAAGCGCTATTCATAATTACATAGCCCGATAGCGGGTCCCGGTGCACGCGTCGCCCTAAATAAGAAACAGTTAGCTCAATATGAGTCTGGCATTcgtgtcacctcaaaatcaataccaaatcaaccTTATGGCCTAAGCTCAGTCATCAACTACTCAAGTCTTAGATAATCACATCTCACAATAGTCAGTTCGATAGTGTTACACATATAaggcatcaacaacatgtgaggaatcaaataataaaatactGAGAGATAGATAACATACACGTATGTAGCATCATGACTGAGAGTATGTGTGcaattaaggcaaatagctcaggaaaagcaagaatagccctatcatgtctaaaACAattagcacatagcctagacatgaatTCTAGCATGAATAAGAACTCAAATAATCATACAGGTTTAGAAACACGGATATAAcaaggcatgatagcaaaacaaatcCCATAATAGTCTAAAAACCACCTCTAATCATTAATACTcaggtgcacgcacacacgcccgtcacctagcgcaTACGTCACCCCAATACCTCTTATATAACTTAGTTCCCAAGGTTAAATACGCTAAAATCTAactttagatatgttacttaccttaaaacgcATCATAACTCCTGAAATCCCTTGCCATGCTAATCGGGTCCcgagcgactcgaatctagccaaagcaacttaatatcatcaataaaaaccattagaaataatttcaaatgataaagctaaggtaTTGAATCAAATATGTAAATACAACCACGAGCCTGCACCCTGGAACCCCAGAAAACTCCCAAATTCCGAAAACCCATTTAATTAAGAGTCAAACTATACTAATTTCACCCAAGtccaaccacaaatcgaccctcaaatcatcaaatctcactctccaacaaTATAGTCTAAAAtacccaaatttcaccttaaattcatataaactaggtgtaataatcaatatCTATCATCAAAAGTGATCAAACTTTACTTACATCTTCAATTAGGATGAAAAGCACTCCAAATATCGCCTTAGACTGAGCTCCACAATTCCCAACATGAGAAAATtgccaaaccctcattttaaaaTATCTGCCCAGTGATTCCCACATCTGTGGTCTAAATCACCGCACATGCAGTGCGCATTTGTAGTCAAAAATCATGCACCTGCAAGAACCACTTAAATCCCGACCATGCGTACTTGAGGTCCCTTCTATGCACCTGCGGGACCGCTTTTCCAATCCAACCTCCGCATTTGTAGACTCCCTGGCCTCCGTCCAGTTCTGCTTATGCGCTAACTCGTCCGCAtcagcgggctcgcagatgcagtaattccctcgcacctgtgcTCTTCTCCAGCTCCAGCCTAGCCCACTTCCGCGATCACCAGGTTACTTCTGCGGCAATCccctgcaggtgcgattgcaccagaacccaAAAAATGATTCTCCAACAATCCgcaacacacccgaggtcccccggaccccatacaaacataccaacaagtcctacaacaCAACAATAACCTACtggaatcctcaaatcacatcaaacaacaacaaaaccacgaatcacaccccaattcaggcctaatgaaactaattaactttcaacttctaaaaatcATGCCGAATCTCATCAAATCGACTccaaatgacatcaaattttgcatgctagacccaaatgacacaacgaacctattccaactttctcCAAAAAGTACCAAACCAACGTACGGATCTTGAATCCAATTccagacacacgcctaagtctaaaataccatacgaagctattgaaaccatcaaaactccattccggagtcatctacatGAAAGTTAGAGtgcggtcaactctttcaactcaagcttccaaccttgggactaagtgtcccaattcactccaaaaccttcgcAAATCCATTCCGAcaaccccgacaagtcacataaccagaAATGCACAAACAAGAAGCAATAAATAGAGGAACGAGGCTAAAATACCCCAAAAAATTGACTGGGTCGTTACGTTCTCCCCCTCTTTatcaaacattcatcctcgaacgagtctataATAATACCTGAAGTCTCAAATAATTGatgatatctgctctgcatctcctgctcaatctcccaagtagcctcatcgactggctgacccctccaatGCACCTTTATtgatgctatattctttgacttcaactttcaaacctgccattccaaaatggccaccagctctgCATCATAAGTCAAATATCCATCTAACCGCACTGTGCTGAACTCCACAACATGTGACGGActaccataatacttccggagtatcgaaacatgaaacactgggtggaCACCCGATAGACTAGCTGGCAACGCAAGTCTCTGagacacctctccaactctctcaagtacctcaaaaggaccattataccgagggctcaacttgaccttcttcctgaacctcatcacacctttaATGGGCAAAACTCCAAGTagaactttctcacccaccatatatgcaacatcacaaacctttctATCAGCACAACTCTTCTAACTgcactgtgttgtacgaagctgctcccgaatcaccttcaccttctccaaggcatcacaAACCAAATCAGTGTCAAATAAGCTAGCCTcctcaggctcaaaccaaccaactggagaatgacatATCTTCCCACACAAGgactcataaggagccatctggatactcgattGAAAGTTGTTGTTGTACGCAAACTCTGCTAATGGAAGAAacggatcccatgaacccccaaagtcaataacacaggcacgtaacatgtcctccaagatctaaatagtgcgcttaGACTGTCTAtccatctggggatgaaatgatgGACTCAATTAGACCtgagtgcccaactctcgctgcactaccCTCCAAAAATACGATGGGAACTGAGTGCCTCGATACGAGATAAttgacacgggcacaccatgaaggcgaacaatctcatgaatgtaaatctaaggcaactgctctgaagagtaggtagtcacaaTTGGAATGAAATGTGAAAACTTGGCCAGTTTGTCCCCAataacccatactgcatcaaagttcctcaaggtccgtgaagtccaactacaaaatccactGTGATAAGCTCCCAATTCCACTTCGGAATATCAAGCATATGAAGCAAACCATcgggtcgctgatgctcatacttcacctgctgatagttcaaacaccgagccacatacacAAAGATAtatttcttcatcctccgccaccaatagtgttgactcaaatccaggtacatcttcgcggcacgcagatgaatggaataacgtgtactatgggcctcctcaagtatCAACTCTCGAAACCCATCCACATTTGTAACACAGAtttgaccctgcatcctcaatacaccatcatctctaatagtaacctctttagcatcaccgtgcGGCACCGTGTCCTTCAGGAAAAGCAAACGGGGATCATAATATTGATgtgccttgatgcgctcaaacaaatacgatcgagaaaccacgcaagcaagaagccgtataggctccaaaatatccaacctcacaaattgACTGGCCAAAGCATGAACATCTAATACTAATGATTTCTCCCCAACTGGAATATGCgcaagactccccatgctctcaaccttcctactcaaggcatcggccaccacattgtccttccccagtgataaataatggtgatataatagtcctttagtagctctaaccacctatGCTGCCTTAAGGTAACCACCTACATAAATAAAAAtgaagtcctaaactaccatgaacaaaaggtaGCTTGAGTCGGTACGTGGGTATGTATCCAATGCAAGGCTTCGTCTTCCACAACTACTCAACTATAGAATATACACGTAAcatgcagaaatgtagtatgagtacaactaatcCCATGTACTTATTAAGTATCTCgactaacctcaaagaagtagtgacgaggcttttaagtcaaaagatactcacttttaATAACTTGTGCAGCTCAATAATATGTACAATACagagaaaatatttaagaaagaCAATTATAAAATAAAGGATATCAACAGTAAAGGTGCACAACTGGGATAGGGAAAAAAACTCTCCCAATTACACATGTTCAAACGAATACAACTTGCACCACCACACTCACAAAGAGATATGCACCATATAATGTGTGTGCTCAAATTCTCATACATGACTGTAAACATGTGCCCAACATGATCCGATTCTGTATCAATTGCCAAATAACACGTTTAAGAAAACTTTTCAAGAATCCAATACATCAACATATGCTGATAACTGTTATTTTACATCAATTTGATTCGCTACCGACAACTCAATAAAGCAtgaaatatcaactcaacatcTGTAAATCCATCTTGTCAACCAATTCATCAAATAATAACAGAGGCATAGATTGACACATTAGATGCAACACAAAAAGCATGTAAAAATGCATGACAAACATAAAGAATTCTCATGCATAATAAAGAATGTCACCCTCGCACCACCACATAAGCATCATCAAGAAAATCACCCTCAAACCATCACACAACATCATCAATAATGCCGCTCTTATTTAGCCGCATGTGCAATATAAaacaatgccacccttattttgccACATGCGCATATCACCACCCTTATTTTGTCACATGGGCAAGCCCgagaaatgccacccttattttgccccatatggATAACAATAATCACAATTGCACGACAAATACCTCGTACCACAATATCAATCATAATTGCACGGTAAAGACCACGTGCGGCAATTTTATTACAATCGCATGACAAAGCCTCGTGTCAACACCCTTTCGATCTGCCCAACGTGCCCACATATGCCATAATCATAACAATTCAAGATAATAAATTATCATCAAGAGGCATATCCGCATAATTCATCAATGAAGTGCACAAGGACATGAAAATAATAAAGTGCGGATATGTGCTCAAGATAAAAGACATGACTACGGCTAATCAATttaacaatgattccacaaatGCCCATCTTGGCTAACTATGAAATAAAAATCCTAAAATATGGTCTTTAGCATGAAAGGATAAACTTGTGCAGTCATATAAAGAATCGCACATATATCACAGAGAGCACATGGTCAAATCAAGGCACAAcacaagaacaacaagtacaaatatgcgttcataacatacaTGTGACTACGTCTGAGGCAAGTATAGTATCGATCTCAATATTGGTTCATCATGTTCAAATTAAGGCGCCAATAGCAGAAACATTAGCTCTTGCATGGTTTATTGTGATCACGTAGCCAATTAATTGAATAAATAATTGAACAAAGtagaacacacaaccaaacaaGGCATAGAATAATCTAAAATCCACCCCGAGTATGAATACCCATGTCACATGTATATACACTCGCCATCTCATATATACATCaaccccgcatgtagcaaataatgtCAATTATTAAGAAAACTTCCTTCAACCAAAGCTAGGTAAGACACTTACCCCATCCGGGCTAATCCAAAGATCCAAATTTGCATTTCTTTGAGAAATTACCTCTagccggctcaaatctagccgaGCATCATCCAAGGAAGTCAACACATGCCATAGGAATCGATCCCAATTcttaaagcttcgatctttgaagaatccccaaaaggtcaacaaaagtcttTCCGGGCCCACATGCCTAAAATTCGAAACCAATACCCAAATCTGATGACCCATAACCTGCCTAGTCCAAAAATGTAATTAGTTTCCAAAATTGGGTCCAAATCGCTACTCAAATCCTGAAAATACACTCTTAAATTGTAGGcaaaaaaccccaaatttcctttcaaaattccaAGCTTTTAGTGTAGAAATCTATGGGTAATCAACACATAGAACCAAATCCATATAGAACTCACTTATCTCCAAGGCAGTAGTGAAAATCTCCAAAATAAATCGCCCCTCTCCAAAAATAGGggtcaaaatattaaaaatgagctcaaaatctcGAAATAGCACTTAAAAAAGTCTGCCCAGGGGTACCCTTCACGATCACGAAAGGGCCCCCGTGATAGCGAAGCACAAATGTAACCAGTCTTACTTACTACTCTTGGCGAACGCAAAGTGATGTACGCGAACGTGATGACCAAGTTGCCCAAGAAACACGTATAGGGAAAGACTTCGGAAACGCGAAACACAAAACTCCCCAGTGCCCAATTCCTCTGTGAGCATGCGATTACCAAGCTTCCCAAGCAGCACGAATAGGGAAAGACCTCGCGAACGAGAAACACAAAACCCCCCAGTGCCCAATTCATCTATGTGAATGAGATACTTCACGCATGAACGGAAAAGCCTATATCCATAGACCCTCCGGGAACGCGATGAATCCGACGTGAattcaatgaaaaatattttgtagTCACTTATTCTACGCGAAAGCGAGAGCCACCTCATGAACACTATGCACTACATGACACTAGCAAAACCAGCAATACAAATTAAATCGAAATGGTCCAAAACCACACCAAattgcacccgaggccccccaggACCCCATCTAATCATTTCAAAAAGGAAAAATACATTAATCAAATTTATCCTAAAGCTCAAAACATCATAAATAACATTAAAAACAAGAATCCAAGATCAAGAATAATCTATTAACTTTAAAACAATCAAACATCACCGAACGCATTCGAATCCTACCAAATCCACTCGGTACTAGGCCAAACATTGCACactagttccaaatgacaaaacagaaCTATTCTATATCTCGGAACAACAATTGTCACTCCCCGACCTCGgagagcgcgatcggcgctcaaccgaaataacccggccgagcaagccttctagatgccttctacccaaccttgcccattaacaatataagaatcagtacaagtgatagacatgagaagagtcaagtgttccatattctttttccattactcaaaggatattcatttacgatttccaaaatattacaagttatagatatgatgaaaaataagtttgccaaataccaacacttctagttccaTTCCAACATCAGACACCAcctacaacctgtctacggagcctgtAAGTAAAACAGAAGTAAAGAATGGAAGTGGCagtgacaaggccccggctatacctcaaagcacaatatacaacgtcaaatgacataaagcccggaatagagtagggctcacaaaAACCTGCTGAATATGGAGTAACTGCTATCGAGGATCAAGACCGCCTGCTgaggaaccacctacatccattgaagatgtagcGCCCCTGAAAAAAGGGATgctagtacatgtggaatagtactagtatgtaaagctaaatgtccccTTTCGAAATAGAACGCCAATATAAGAAGGgagaaaaccatggaaacaacaagtaacaatcaacaatatccaaataccaagtttaaaacataacaattttcaaaatacggatataatatatatattcttggttgggagatcattagcaccaataTACTATCGTGTTTTTAGCATGAAGTCCAATCCtcgcctgatcggctaggccatctcacccaaCAACATTTGAtttacacaaagtggccccgccgcctcagCCCAATGTGTGTGGGTGGAGGTGAAATTACAATCATAATCTCAATCACATTTTCAGTTATAGTTTCcagcataatcaccaccatgtgtgcggcatggcgtccgatcacgacccgactggCTAcgctgtctcaccacaatgtcgtgtagatcgacatcacccttttctagcaatcatctcacCCTGATAAAGGGGAACATTCTCATCAAattaatctcatcccaaataaggggaataaacACAACACACTCCTACAATGACATGTGTAGTTTCGgagttaggttatttcaacctacccttcctcgttGACTAAAGATACtcccaaatatttttttttgcacacaagggaaacaaaagtagaaatatattttatattcacctcataacctttcacactataAATAGCTTCATTAGTAcattcaaccattcacaacatcattattttctTGTCTCTCatggccatacttatgattcaTCATTCATGGCACTTTGGCCGTATTTCGTATTCCACATTTTTCATTCCTTGACTTTCCATGATCATCATCACAAACATCAACACATAGAATATTtcgaaaattataattttaagttCATCAGTAGTGGAGGATTTAAACACATTATATCCATTTCCAAAGCATGGAGCACAATGACTTGTAATCACAATACATGTTAAAAAACATAAACGAGTGAAACACCGTATCTTTTTAAATACTTTTTCACaaaaggcaatacacaatttcaactcttgAGTACGTAAGAACTCAAATCACaattgaaatatttataaaggagagcatggtgatttaccACTTACACACGACTTCAAATCAAatgcactagttacaacaaccatggccacattttatatctcaCTCTCAGTTCGTTCACTTTTAAGCATATTTATAGATCATCATCAAAAAGAGCATTTGGGATCAAGGCCTTAAGAATAAAGatgaacaatagggttcttaggcGCATTGAGTTTTCTTTCACAAATGGGCATAACAACTTGAAATTTAAACAAGATTTGAAATCATACTATCTCGACATATTGGACACACTAGGATACATTCCCGACGGTGAACATAAGACGATATGAGAATTTGGTGCACATTTTTAGTATACATCTTTCAACATTAGCTTATTCGGAATTGTTAAATATATAAGaaataactcggaacatgggaattagggacttgggccaaccatacttgaaacttatgggaacatcatggaattcgattccaagagagaagtttagccaacataccttgcttgagctttccttaggtCACTACAGCGTCCCAACACTCCTAACAATaataatctataggaagatagcaaaaatcggataataattagaaggattccacTAGTGTAACTCTCTtaagaattttgtcaaacacctagtatgcaaaatagactacaaagctctataatggtaatcccttcctccctaaACCagtttcaacaagaaactaaccaaaatggttcattaaccccacatactacaacctattgtcacatgcatggcctatttccaaccccacaACATAcgtgaactcataacctctttcaTGAATGCTTATGAGTAAGACTTAgccggatagatgataatctagtgattggcttccttgattcttgaagattggcgTAAGAATATGTGATTAGAATACTagatttcctccttctctctctaaaatactcttaactctctctaaaatcatcagacatttgcttcaaaatgagcacctaaggctatttatcaaaatggggtcgggttatcaAAATAGAAAAATGGGTCCTTCGAATTCAAGTATACGGTCTCATAATGAACCGTAGAACAGATATGTAGCCCGAAAAATGGACCGCGAAAATGATGCCAAGAACTAGGCTGGTCTGGACTGGTCTGTGACAGGTTTGCGGCCCGTAGACCACTAATGCGGCTACAGAGTAGACCGCAGAATAACTGTccaaaattcttcatgccaaatatGCGATGGATGTGCGGACCGCGAAACAAATATTTGATtgcataatgtaccgcagaacAACCTTCAAAATTTAACAAATTCTCTGCTCAACTACGCGATGATTATGCGTCCcgtgaaatggttatgcgattACGAAACTGACCGCAGAATCGCATTCTTCAGCAAAAGGTTTTCATCAACTCCTAGTGCATTCTTCAACACAAAAAATTCGGTACCGCTACgagaagaatttctacaatcctcaagcGCATAAATCTACCTCGGTACCACAAAACCTCaaattccttggcaaaatttacggggccttacaacaatccgaacccgatagtcTCAAAGTCAACTCATGGTCCTACTTATGAAATCACTAAACCTTCGAATTGCACATTTTTGGCAAAAGAGCCAAATAATCCTAGGAACctgcaaatccaaatccggacacaagCCTAACTCCATAATCACCTTACAAGcctattggaatcatcgaaaCACAAATCTaaggtcgtttattcaaaagtcaaaccttggtccactcttccaacttaaagatcccaaattgagaatcactctatcaaatcaatccttaaccactcgaaaatcaaaaccaacactGCACCAAAGTCATAGTACACCATATAAAGACACTAATAGTCAGAAATCACATAATGGAAGTGCTAGAACACAGAACGACATGTCGAGTCATTACGTTCTCCCATACTTAAACGTACGttggtcctcgaacgtgccaagagcaTTTCCAAAATCATCCAGTCACTATATAAACTCATCATACACATACCCACAGGTGATCCCACATCACAATCTGTATAAGTCCATTAACACTATCTCGACAggagattctttcttcaacctaatcccataagccttagaacccaaaTTTCACCATCCAGAATTCATTATAAGATCCAATTCTTGTACATATATACTGCATCAACTCCCACAAGCTATTCTACCATCCATAAATATAATCCCAAGATataaccacacgatgtaccacATAACGCATATACTCATAGCAGCACCTTCCGACAACATTAGTTGCTCATTACCAAGCCCGGTATCGGTGGTATACCCTATATCAGATAAAACCCTATCTCAAACTTTCATAGCACTGCAATGATGAAAGGAACCtttagaaactcataaccatgcATGAAGTTGACGAGTCGTGGAGTTCTCTTTCTCAACAAGTAGTGTTGCGTAATTTGAAGCTAACTAATGACATTCTTCTTTCAAACATACCTTATCAAAATCCGATTGCACAaattccaggtccaataatctcatctcaccaAGCACAAGCTACTCGACCAACATGCCACATCCAATGCCACCTAGATCCACATACGACGTGATTCACGCCCAATAAGCAACAACTCGAATTTATCAATAATGGAAGAGAACCAAATAAGAGAACTGTCCAACAAGTTCGGCAGATACAACCACCTGCGCACAATGCTATGAATCCATCCCACAAGGGTGAAGCAAAACACACAGGATAAACACAAAGGATCGTATCTAAGCATAACTCCACTATGGCACGTAGCTCTATCCAAACATACCGATCCACAtggaatacccatcaagccataatgatCACAATCAATAACCACATGTGTATCAACAACAAACATGAaatgtgcatgaccataaccatggagaaacggaTAGCATAATATACCATTGACAGGAGAAAgtacgactaaggtgcaataggCAACTCCACAACCCAGGAGTCATCTCGCTCCAAATCTCaccactaggcctaatgaaaacCACATCATGCGTGTGAATAGTCAAGTAGTCTCACAGCCCATCATAGCACAAGGGAGTAACACAAGGAACATATCAGGACATGAATAAAATCAACTCTAGCCGTTGACACACCCCCAACATAGA
Protein-coding sequences here:
- the LOC138898806 gene encoding uncharacterized protein translates to MGSLAHIPVGEKSLVLDVHALASQFVRLDILEPIRLLACVVSRSYLFERIKAHQYYDPRLLFLKDTVPHGDAKEVTIRDDGVLRMQGQICVTNVDGFRELILEEAHSTRYSIHLRAAKMYLDLSQHYWWRRMKKYIFVYVARCLNYQQVKYEHQRPDGLLHMLDIPKWNWELITVDFVVGLHGP